In the Variovorax sp. S12S4 genome, one interval contains:
- the rpoB gene encoding DNA-directed RNA polymerase subunit beta, with amino-acid sequence MAQSSAYSYTERKRIRKSFGNRDSVVEIPYLLQMQKDAYTAFLQAGIPPKQRTVEGLQAAFDAAFPIVSHNGFVEMKFLEYNLAKPAFDVRECQTRGLTFASAVRAKVQLIIYDRESSTSQSKVVKEVKEQEVYMGEVPLMTEKGSFIINGTERVIVSQLHRSPGVFFEHDKGKTHSSGKLLFSARVIPYRGSWLDFEFDPKDMLYFRVDRRRKMPVTILLKAIGLNPESILANFFVNDNFRLMDSGAQMEFVPERLRGEVARFDITDKSGKVVVAKDKRVTARHTRELEQSGTTHISVPEDFLVGRVIARNIVDADSGEILAKANDELTEALLKKLRTAGVQDIQVIYTNELDQGAYISQTLRIDETVDEFAARVAIYRMMRPGEPPTEDAVQALFQRLFYNPDTYDLSRVGRMKFNAKVGRDESTGPMVLTNEDILAVVKILVDLRNGNGEVDDIDHLGNRRVRCVGELAENQYRTGLARIEKAVKERLGQAEQEPLMPHDLINSKPISAALKEFFGASQLSQFMDQTNPLSEITHKRRVSALGPGGLTRERAGFEVRDVHVTHYGRVCPIETPEGPNIGLINSLALYARLNEYGFIETPYRRVVDGKVTMDIDYLSAIEEGKYVIAQANAVLDKDGKLIGDLVSAREAGESILVGAERVQYMDVSPAQIVSVAASLVPFLEHDDANRALMGANMQRQAVPVLRPEKPIVGTGIERVSAVDSGTVVTATRGGIVDYVDATRIVVRVNDAEAAAGEVGVDIYNLIKYQRSNQNTNIHQRPIVKRGDKIAKGDVVADGASTDLGELALGQNMLIAFMPWNGYNFEDSILISERVVAEDRYTSIHIEELVVMARDTKLGAEEITRDIPNLAEQQLNRLDESGIIYVGAEVQPGDTLVGKVTPKGETTLTPEEKLLRAIFGEKASDVKDTSLRVDQGSQGTVIDVQVFTREGITRDKRAQQIIDDELKRFRLDLNDQLRIVEADAFDRIEKLLTGKVANGGPNKLAKGTKLDKAYLSSVEKFHWFDIRPADDEVATQLESIKNSLEQTRHSFDLAFEEKRKKLTQGDELPAGVLKMVKVYLAVKRRLQPGDKMAGRHGNKGVVSKIVPVEDMPHMADGTPCDICLNPLGVPSRMNVGQVLEVHLGWAGKGIGQRIGDLLQQEAKVAELRKFMEQLYNGSGRKEDLSKLSDTDVLEMAANLQSGATFATPVFDGASEEEIRGMLKLAYPDDIAKLKGLTDTRTQAYLFDGRTGDQFERPVTVGYMHFLKLHHLVDDKMHARSTGPYSLVTQQPLGGKAQFGGQRFGEMEVWALEAYGAAYVLQEMLTVKSDDVQGRTKVYESIVKGEHTIEAGMPESFNVLVKEIRSLGLDIELERS; translated from the coding sequence ATGGCCCAATCGTCCGCGTACAGTTACACCGAACGCAAGCGCATCCGAAAAAGTTTCGGTAACCGCGACAGCGTCGTCGAAATCCCCTACCTGCTGCAGATGCAGAAAGACGCGTACACCGCGTTCCTGCAAGCCGGCATTCCGCCCAAACAACGCACCGTCGAAGGCCTGCAGGCCGCGTTCGACGCAGCCTTCCCGATCGTCTCGCACAATGGTTTTGTCGAGATGAAGTTCCTCGAGTACAACCTCGCGAAGCCGGCTTTCGACGTGCGCGAATGCCAGACCCGCGGTCTGACGTTCGCCTCGGCCGTGCGCGCCAAGGTGCAGCTCATCATCTATGACCGCGAGTCGTCGACGTCGCAGTCGAAGGTGGTCAAGGAAGTGAAGGAACAAGAGGTCTACATGGGCGAAGTGCCGCTCATGACCGAAAAGGGCTCGTTCATCATCAACGGCACCGAGCGCGTGATCGTCTCGCAGCTGCACCGTTCGCCCGGCGTGTTCTTCGAACACGACAAGGGCAAGACGCACAGCTCGGGCAAGCTGCTGTTCTCGGCCCGCGTGATTCCCTACCGCGGCTCGTGGCTCGACTTCGAGTTCGACCCGAAGGACATGCTGTACTTCCGCGTCGACCGTCGCCGCAAGATGCCCGTGACGATCCTGCTGAAGGCCATCGGCCTGAACCCGGAATCGATCCTCGCGAACTTCTTCGTGAACGACAACTTCCGCCTGATGGACAGCGGTGCGCAGATGGAATTCGTTCCCGAGCGCCTGCGCGGCGAAGTCGCGCGCTTCGACATCACCGACAAGTCGGGCAAGGTCGTGGTCGCCAAGGACAAGCGCGTGACCGCGCGCCACACGCGTGAACTCGAGCAGTCGGGCACCACGCACATCAGCGTGCCGGAAGACTTCCTGGTCGGCCGCGTCATCGCGCGCAACATCGTCGACGCCGATTCCGGCGAAATCCTGGCCAAGGCCAACGACGAGCTGACCGAAGCGCTGCTGAAGAAGCTGCGCACGGCCGGCGTGCAAGACATCCAGGTGATCTACACCAACGAACTCGACCAGGGCGCGTACATCTCGCAAACCCTGCGCATCGACGAAACGGTGGACGAGTTTGCAGCGCGCGTGGCCATCTACCGCATGATGCGCCCCGGCGAGCCGCCGACGGAAGACGCCGTGCAGGCGCTGTTTCAGCGCCTGTTCTACAACCCGGACACGTACGACCTGTCGCGCGTCGGCCGCATGAAGTTCAACGCCAAGGTCGGCCGCGACGAATCGACCGGCCCGATGGTGCTGACCAACGAAGACATCCTGGCCGTGGTCAAGATCCTCGTTGACCTGCGCAACGGCAACGGCGAAGTCGACGACATCGACCACCTGGGCAACCGCCGCGTGCGCTGCGTCGGCGAGCTGGCCGAAAACCAGTACCGCACCGGCCTCGCCCGTATCGAGAAGGCCGTGAAGGAACGTCTGGGCCAGGCCGAGCAAGAGCCGCTGATGCCGCACGACCTGATCAACAGCAAGCCGATCTCGGCCGCGCTGAAGGAATTCTTCGGTGCCTCGCAGCTGTCGCAGTTCATGGACCAGACGAACCCGCTGTCCGAAATCACCCACAAGCGCCGCGTGTCGGCCCTTGGCCCGGGTGGTCTGACGCGTGAACGTGCAGGCTTCGAAGTGCGCGACGTGCACGTGACCCATTACGGCCGCGTGTGCCCGATCGAAACGCCTGAAGGCCCGAACATCGGCCTGATCAACTCGCTGGCCCTGTACGCCCGTCTGAACGAATACGGCTTCATCGAGACGCCGTACCGCCGCGTGGTGGATGGCAAGGTCACGATGGATATCGACTACCTGTCGGCCATCGAAGAAGGCAAGTACGTCATTGCCCAGGCCAATGCGGTGCTGGATAAGGACGGCAAGCTGATCGGCGACCTGGTCTCCGCGCGTGAAGCCGGCGAATCGATCCTGGTGGGCGCAGAGCGCGTCCAGTACATGGACGTGTCGCCCGCGCAGATCGTGTCGGTGGCCGCCTCGCTCGTGCCGTTCCTCGAGCACGACGATGCGAACCGCGCGCTGATGGGCGCCAACATGCAGCGCCAGGCCGTGCCTGTGCTGCGCCCTGAAAAGCCGATCGTCGGTACCGGTATCGAGCGCGTTTCCGCGGTCGACTCGGGTACCGTGGTCACGGCCACCCGTGGCGGTATCGTCGATTACGTCGACGCGACCCGCATCGTGGTGCGCGTGAACGACGCCGAAGCGGCTGCAGGTGAAGTCGGTGTGGACATCTACAACCTGATCAAGTATCAGCGTTCGAACCAGAACACCAACATCCACCAGCGTCCGATCGTCAAGCGCGGCGACAAGATCGCCAAGGGCGACGTGGTGGCCGACGGCGCATCGACCGACCTCGGCGAACTGGCTCTCGGCCAGAACATGCTGATCGCGTTCATGCCCTGGAACGGCTACAACTTCGAAGACTCGATCCTGATCTCGGAACGCGTCGTCGCGGAAGACCGCTACACCTCGATCCACATCGAGGAACTGGTGGTGATGGCTCGCGACACCAAGCTGGGTGCCGAAGAAATCACGCGCGACATTCCGAACCTGGCCGAGCAGCAGCTCAACCGCCTCGACGAATCCGGCATCATCTATGTCGGCGCCGAAGTGCAGCCGGGCGACACGCTGGTGGGCAAGGTCACGCCGAAGGGCGAGACCACGCTCACGCCTGAAGAGAAGCTGCTTCGCGCCATCTTCGGCGAGAAGGCTTCCGACGTGAAAGACACCTCGCTGCGCGTGGACCAGGGCTCGCAAGGCACCGTGATCGACGTGCAGGTGTTCACCCGCGAAGGCATCACGCGCGACAAGCGCGCCCAGCAGATCATCGACGACGAGCTCAAGCGCTTCCGCCTCGACCTGAACGACCAGCTTCGCATCGTCGAAGCCGACGCGTTCGACCGTATCGAGAAGCTGCTGACCGGCAAGGTTGCCAACGGCGGCCCGAACAAGCTGGCCAAGGGCACCAAGCTCGACAAGGCTTACCTGTCATCGGTCGAGAAGTTCCACTGGTTCGACATCCGTCCGGCGGACGACGAAGTGGCAACGCAGCTCGAGTCGATCAAGAACTCGCTGGAGCAGACGCGCCACAGCTTCGACCTCGCGTTCGAAGAAAAGCGCAAGAAGCTCACGCAGGGCGACGAGCTGCCCGCGGGCGTGCTCAAGATGGTCAAGGTCTACCTGGCCGTCAAGCGCCGCCTGCAGCCCGGCGACAAGATGGCCGGCCGCCACGGCAACAAGGGTGTGGTGTCGAAGATCGTTCCGGTCGAAGACATGCCTCACATGGCCGACGGCACGCCGTGCGACATCTGCCTGAATCCGCTGGGCGTGCCTTCGCGGATGAACGTGGGCCAGGTGCTCGAAGTGCACCTGGGCTGGGCCGGCAAGGGCATCGGCCAGCGCATCGGCGACCTGCTGCAGCAAGAGGCCAAGGTGGCCGAGCTGCGCAAGTTCATGGAGCAGCTGTACAACGGCTCGGGCCGCAAGGAAGACCTGAGCAAGCTGAGCGACACCGACGTGCTCGAAATGGCAGCCAACCTGCAGAGCGGCGCGACCTTCGCCACGCCGGTGTTCGACGGCGCCTCGGAAGAAGAAATCCGCGGCATGCTGAAGCTCGCCTACCCGGACGACATCGCCAAGCTCAAGGGCCTGACCGACACCCGTACCCAGGCGTACCTGTTCGACGGCCGCACCGGCGACCAGTTCGAGCGTCCCGTCACCGTCGGCTACATGCACTTCCTGAAGCTGCATCACCTGGTGGACGACAAGATGCACGCCCGTTCGACCGGCCCGTACTCGCTCGTCACGCAGCAACCGCTGGGCGGCAAGGCGCAATTCGGCGGCCAGCGTTTCGGTGAAATGGAAGTGTGGGCGCTGGAAGCTTACGGCGCCGCCTACGTCCTGCAGGAAATGCTGACCGTGAAGTCCGACGACGTGCAAGGCCGTACCAAGGTGTACGAAAGCATCGTCAAGGGCGAACACACGATCGAAGCCGGCATGCCGGAGTCGTTCAACGTGCTGGTCAAGGAAATCCGTTCGCTGGGTCTCGACATCGAGCTCGAGCGTTCGTAA